Part of the Vigna unguiculata cultivar IT97K-499-35 chromosome 3, ASM411807v1, whole genome shotgun sequence genome, AAAGTGTTGAACCTTCTATTTAGATCTTGAAACTCTTCACAATGTTGAGTTCGTAAAAGCTCCAAgtctttatcaatttttttctgCATACTTGTTACTCTCTATTGAAggttctccttttctttttggaAGAGTATCTCTATGTGAGTCTTAACACTGTTGAAGATATAGGATCCATCTCTTGGTATGATGACATTCATGTTTAAGTCTGACTTTGAGCAATCACCATATGCAACATGGTTGAGGAAGATTATTACCCGGATTTCACGGTGGACTCCAAATATTCTTACCAAATTTGAACGAAGGGCTTCCAAGGGTGAAAGGATTGAGTTTGTGAGGAACATTAGGAGGAGATCCACCAGCAGAAGATTATTTGAAGCTCAAATCAATAAGAATTATAAGATATTGTATGTGATAGTATAGAGAATGATGAAAAGAAATAGAGTGAATACTCCTTTGATGGTATGCTATAATTATGGGTTTCATGGGTCGATGAATAAAGGTTGAAATGATAATCAAATATAAGATATGATTAATTATTAAGTATACGTGAAGATATCATCATTTATCATTTTGGGGATATGCTCTTAATATATCGAAATCCAAATATTTCAGGTCAAGTTGGTGATGAGATGAATTTGTTTATGAAGTGCATGAATTTGAGAAACccattaggaaaaaaaaaaaaaaacacagagggattttaactttgaaaattttaaatattataattgttgtcTTAACCTCTATTTGTTGAACATGTGATTCTTAGTTTAACCTATTATAATCATGAAACACGCGGGTAGGGATCAAGATTCCCTACACTTCAAAATAAGGtacagttttaaaaaattgttgtccCTGCCTCCTCATATTACGCAAACCACCTTTGCTATGAACCTTATGATTTCGCAACCTTTGCTGATATCGAATCTGAATTCTTGTGTCTAGTTAATAGCTTCAGGAGTATCCAGCGTGGTCCAGAATTATCACTCATTGTCTTCGATTGCAGAGACCTGAACCACTTTGTTCAAATTTTTCCTTAGCCCACGTGAACACTGTTAATCTGCCTCCACATGTATCACCATCTTTGTCTCTGTTGCTTACCTAATATCATTTGGCTGCATCTATTTCTCCCATGAGCTGTTTTTGGCTTCTATCGATGATGTTCCaacattatcttttatattaatattataatactcgtttaaaaataataataaaaactggAATATATTAATGTCTTTAAATAGATCAACATGCAAGTTTGCATATAAATGGACAAACATACCAAGAGTCTAGTTCAGTGAGTTGAACAAAATGTATGAGTCTGACAcacatgttaaaatatgaattgttatattcatcatcagttaggaatgcttgataaaaaaaaaattaaaactagtagatgAAATTCTAGGTCCAAGAAATTGAATGCTAACGAGGAGAGTTTCAAATAGGATTGATTCTCCTCCGTTGGATCTTCATCAGCCTCTTCTGGCAGATGCTCTGAACCTATTTCTTTGTTAATAGTATTTAATTATAGTCTTTGTTGTTTGCTTTCAGCTGCACCCAAcaacaaaagagaaaaccaGACAAGAAAACTCCAATTCCAATTAAAGTTACCAAACCATGGTTTcctattatgtttttattagttTACAACGGGTATACCTGTCATCAAACTATCACCAATACACTCAAATCATAATCATAATGTAACTGATAACACCACCAACATGGACAaaataaaatggttaaaaaagaataaaacaaaaaataaaaatcacacaAATCTTGTAAAAGGCTTTCTTCCCACCCTTGCGGGCAAAGACAGTGTTGAATCCACACTCACGTTTCCTATAGATTCAAGTGTCTGAAACTTATCTGGCACCCTTTGATCCTTGCTAGAGAACCCTTTAGACCACTTGAAAGACCCTATTCCTTGTGACAATGGGAATGAGAGTCTTCTCTTAGAATCAGTACTTGTTGGAGTTCCACCAAGCCTTTCTCTAGGATTACTACTAGCACGTACTTTGGCCTTGGCAGAGAGGGTTGGAGCCATGTAGTTTGGCACTGAAAATGGGGGGCAGCTTGTGAGACTCTCATCATCCTTCAGTGGCACATCAAAGGGTGAATTGGATCCCACACCCcttggtctcacaaatttagAGCCAGAGCCTGAAGAGTTTGCCTGAGGAGTTCTATATGGCGGTGTTCGTACCGGTTTTGAAGATGTGACTATGGTTGATTTTGTGGACTTTGGTGTGGGAGTGTCCATGTTATCAAAAGCAAAATGAGGCTGTTGTGGTCTTTGAGAGCTGGACCCGGGTCTTGGACTGGTTTTTTGCTCTGAGTATGGTCTTGGAGGTGTGAGTTGAAAATTCTTCAGCACTAGTTTTTCTTGTGGagttgctgctgctgctgcagGTGCTTGTCTTTCCAACCAGTTCCACCACCAAGGAAGTCCACCTGATCTTCCATCTACCACTGGGGTGTGAGTTGATTTTGGAGTTGCTTTCCATAGCTGTTTGACAGAATCAACAAAGTTATAACATACAGAGATTTTGTCATTCCAAAGACAAAGCCGAAGAGTATAAAAAAAGTGCACAAGTCCAAAAACCGAAGGTCTAGATGAGTTGGCTTGAGCAGAAGGTCTAGATGAGCCAACCCAGGCCGAAGATCGAGCCGAATCAGACCGATCCAAAGGTTgagcaaaatatttttaaaatagaatttgttttatccaaacaagaaatactaaattcaatatatttcaattactaGATCCAAACCAACTATTTAAGAAATGAGCAAACTTCAATGGTAAGTAATTCAAGTactatatatttcaattttttggaATTGTTAAAATTCcttatccaaacacaaggtaagtGTATTTGGTTCCAAGTCTCGGATATGATTTTAAGAAACTAATAGTTATAACTCTCATCTCAAATGTGATTTCTTACTACCTAAGTTTCCAAACATGCGTGCTATTTTTGAAGAATTAAGCAACTAATGTGATCCCACTCAAAATTggacaaagaaaaaatatagaagCAATGCACAAAGTGCTTTTTTGTTTGAAGAATTAACACTCCTTTTACTTtcaaggaaataaaaatatcaaagcaTAAATGGAAGGTGTAGGTTGTGATTGTGAGTACCTGATGTGAATATGCAAATGCCATTGCTCTTTCTCTTTTGATGATTGCTTCTACCTTCCTCTGCAACCTTGCCTCTACTTCCTCTTTGGTCAGTAAGCTATCATCCCACTCTTCATTACCTGCTTCAGACTACACCCAAAATTCCAAATCATTAAAATCACTTTATTTGATttacataaaaatgaaattggaAATACATGCAAgcacacatttttaaataaaaggtaTATACTACATTAGAATCCTCCACATATTTTCAAGTTATAGTGATTAAAATCTTACTAAGTCACTGACTTCATAACTTGAGATTGTTTGCTCCTAGGATTAGGAAGTTTGCAACAGCTATAATATGCCACCAAGaactttacatttttaaaaactttacttGGTTACAAAGGAATTAGGACATAATAGTGTTACCAACCAAATGGCTCAGCTAGTCATTAAATTTGAAGATGTTAGGAGGCCTAACAATAGCTGGTAAAGTACATTGCAAGGATTGGAATAAAATCCCACTTTCACTTGGGAAAGGGTAAAGGAAAAGAGAGCTACCTACTATTGTGTACACAGTGTAAAAGacaaaaaacaaacacacaacTTTGCCATTAAGGCAACCCTACAAAGTGAAGGGCATTTGGCCTTTTAATATTGAAGTGCATAAATTAGCAAAAAGTAGCTGACATCTATAATGGGTTGAGCAAACAGGAGTTCTTGATCTTGATACTCAAGACATAGTTATTTCCTGTTACTCAGCAGTTAGCAGTTGAACTTTTTCTTTATGAACACAAGCTACATTCATTTATCCATGTTCTCAGAACAATTGCATGCTCAAGTTAGAAAGGCTTACAGTGAGTTTGCCCAAGATACTGGCTGCATCCTTATCATTCTTGAACTCAGCTTGATATCGTGCCTGGTTTTCCAACATCTGGATCCTTCGAGACTGAATCTGAGATTGAACTCGCACTAACAGTTGCATGTGTTTCATCGCGTTTACTGTCTGTCTCTTCACATTCTGTCCTCTCACTACTCCTTGGAGCCTCACCAGACCCTTCAGTGCTCTAAAACTCCTCCTTGCCTGCATTGCATTAACGTGTTACAAGGTTCATCTTTCTTTCACAAAGTATTAAATGCTTTGGAGATACACATTATCAAAAGCCTAACTTTTTGTTAAGGTGGAATGCATCAAGAACAACAAGTTATAACAAAACGTtttcatatttgatttgttACCGGTCTTTCTACTTTAATTCCTAAACATGAACCTAAGGAGACACACATAAAATTCTAGTTATGGCATTCAGAACACATGAAGGCTTACCATATAACCTCTGTAAACAGCCTGGATCTTAGTAGCTGAGGCATTCTGATGCCTCAAAGTTGGTTCTGGTCTGTAGACAACCTCCTTGTGGTGATGAGAATTCCGGAAAGATGCAGCTTTGGGAGAGGTAACTCGCGGGGAAGAAGCCCTGGGAGAAGCAGCCCTTGGAGATGGAGGCCTTGGAGAAGGAGGCCTAGGAGAAGGTGCTCTTGGAGGGACATATGGTGGAGTTTTGGGTCTCTCAGGAGGAGTGACTGGCCTTAACCCCAGTAGTTGTTGCTCCCTTTCAAAGTCCCCAAAGATTTTCTCAATACTACTTGGCTCTCTGAAGAGGGGGATGAATGAATTTGTCTCTCCATGCTTTACTTTTCCTacacttttcttcttttcttttgtgcCTTTGTTATCCGCATCCTGCTGCATTACACAACATGGTTAGATATATTGCTAACAACACTGCTGCTATAACTGACTTGgaatatatttttccttcacAATTCAGTGTCACTAACTGCAAAATCATTCACTGTAATTCCAGTCACAAATGGCTAATCTTTTTGTCATCTATGgggataccaaaagaaaaccataTATAGCAACAACCAAGAACAGCATACAAAATTCAATCAAGCATTTCACATATGTTACTTACCTTCCCCTTGGAGTGGTGAGTGAAAACCCTTTTGATTGCAGAAAACCAACTCCCTTTCTTTCCCATGTCAGTAGCATTACTGTCTCTTCCTGTAGCAGAAAAtgaaggcaaaaagatcacgtCATGTGCATGCTGGTGCTATTATAGATGCAATAAATTTTCAGCTAGcttcaaatatataatgaattcaGAACTTCTAAGATCAAAACCATTCAAGTAGGTGCATGTAACAAAAAGAGAAGAGACATAAGACATAATAAATATGGACTAGCATACAAGATTACAAAGAGATTCATTCATCTATAAACACACATAATTCATTCTGCTGTGACAACACTATCTAAGGCTATATATAGCAATCTATATAGGGGAAGGTAATAgcatcttttttattataactttggTACATACTATGTTTCTCTTTAGAGAGTAAAGCTTACCAGAAGGATCCCCAGCAAGGAAACAGCATCTCTAATTTATTTTCAGGCTGTTCATGGCCAACAGATAATTGAATGAATAAACAGCATatgaaattaaatgaaaaaaaaaaacttcattcaCCCAAGAGAATAACCCCCTTTATGCAGAGGACAGAAGAAGAAGTAAACGGTATAGGTTTTAATTGGACACTCATATCAATAAACACACCAATCTAAGGGT contains:
- the LOC114176810 gene encoding protein IQ-DOMAIN 14-like isoform X2 — its product is MGKKGSWFSAIKRVFTHHSKGKDADNKGTKEKKKSVGKVKHGETNSFIPLFREPSSIEKIFGDFEREQQLLGLRPVTPPERPKTPPYVPPRAPSPRPPSPRPPSPRAASPRASSPRVTSPKAASFRNSHHHKEVVYRPEPTLRHQNASATKIQAVYRGYMARRSFRALKGLVRLQGVVRGQNVKRQTVNAMKHMQLLVRVQSQIQSRRIQMLENQARYQAEFKNDKDAASILGKLTSEAGNEEWDDSLLTKEEVEARLQRKVEAIIKRERAMAFAYSHQLWKATPKSTHTPVVDGRSGGLPWWWNWLERQAPAAAAATPQEKLVLKNFQLTPPRPYSEQKTSPRPGSSSQRPQQPHFAFDNMDTPTPKSTKSTIVTSSKPVRTPPYRTPQANSSGSGSKFVRPRGVGSNSPFDVPLKDDESLTSCPPFSVPNYMAPTLSAKAKVRASSNPRERLGGTPTSTDSKRRLSFPLSQGIGSFKWSKGFSSKDQRVPDKFQTLESIGNVSVDSTLSLPARVGRKPFTRFV
- the LOC114176810 gene encoding protein IQ-DOMAIN 14-like isoform X1, giving the protein MGKKGSWFSAIKRVFTHHSKGKQDADNKGTKEKKKSVGKVKHGETNSFIPLFREPSSIEKIFGDFEREQQLLGLRPVTPPERPKTPPYVPPRAPSPRPPSPRPPSPRAASPRASSPRVTSPKAASFRNSHHHKEVVYRPEPTLRHQNASATKIQAVYRGYMARRSFRALKGLVRLQGVVRGQNVKRQTVNAMKHMQLLVRVQSQIQSRRIQMLENQARYQAEFKNDKDAASILGKLTSEAGNEEWDDSLLTKEEVEARLQRKVEAIIKRERAMAFAYSHQLWKATPKSTHTPVVDGRSGGLPWWWNWLERQAPAAAAATPQEKLVLKNFQLTPPRPYSEQKTSPRPGSSSQRPQQPHFAFDNMDTPTPKSTKSTIVTSSKPVRTPPYRTPQANSSGSGSKFVRPRGVGSNSPFDVPLKDDESLTSCPPFSVPNYMAPTLSAKAKVRASSNPRERLGGTPTSTDSKRRLSFPLSQGIGSFKWSKGFSSKDQRVPDKFQTLESIGNVSVDSTLSLPARVGRKPFTRFV